Proteins found in one Fulvitalea axinellae genomic segment:
- a CDS encoding right-handed parallel beta-helix repeat-containing protein translates to MKRALYILVVGLLLIGSACTKSENDPVLDQEFLEVVTEIATNVTENSATLNAKVLTVGDKKIETVGFYYWVQGNLGTRKKADGVYNESTNTITSTVEELHSYTDYAFAVFAENAEVKEEGDVLSLKTLVAPGVTLPTVQTGELDYRDYEKATLTGKVISTGKSAQTEFSFYVWERGTVNKEKAVKAEVDQAGKAVGVVKGLKPGVDYKYTVVGINELGVAAGDTLMFTSNSMVYVDADATGNNDGSSWKDAFTSLKTATESVKPGVQFWIAEGMYNEFWIPMKKGFDYYGGFNGTEETMDERDPDTYKTKIGGTEFDGRYPSGVKARVFDGRYKHRLEKSIIDGVTIQHGNAWNGGAAFVHGGSPEFRNCTFRGNHGMWASSIWIRDGQAIFKACVFEDNYSLNGGGVGVIHELTDGTTFDECIFRNNEVNANSQWGKGGTLLHDKGVSIFRNCIWENNKAPRGNSIYIENTTSCPVFLGDKNVIDPDEIYFTPTGSLNGGTYGACPL, encoded by the coding sequence ATGAAAAGAGCTTTATACATATTAGTTGTCGGGCTGTTACTGATAGGTTCGGCCTGTACAAAAAGCGAAAATGATCCGGTTTTGGATCAGGAGTTTTTGGAGGTGGTGACCGAAATCGCCACAAACGTAACGGAAAACAGCGCTACACTGAACGCCAAAGTACTTACCGTTGGCGATAAAAAGATCGAGACTGTCGGATTTTACTATTGGGTCCAAGGCAATTTGGGAACACGCAAAAAGGCCGATGGAGTTTATAATGAATCTACTAATACGATAACCTCCACGGTCGAGGAGCTTCACTCTTATACTGACTATGCTTTTGCGGTATTCGCCGAAAACGCCGAGGTAAAAGAGGAAGGCGATGTTTTGAGTCTGAAAACCTTGGTTGCTCCGGGCGTAACGTTGCCGACTGTGCAGACAGGAGAACTGGATTATCGTGACTACGAAAAAGCCACGCTTACGGGCAAAGTGATTTCGACTGGCAAAAGTGCGCAAACCGAATTCAGTTTTTACGTTTGGGAACGCGGGACGGTAAACAAGGAAAAAGCCGTGAAAGCCGAAGTGGACCAAGCGGGAAAAGCCGTAGGTGTGGTAAAAGGCCTTAAGCCGGGTGTTGACTATAAATACACCGTCGTTGGCATTAACGAGCTTGGCGTTGCCGCCGGCGACACGCTGATGTTCACGTCAAACAGTATGGTCTATGTGGATGCCGACGCTACGGGCAACAATGACGGCTCTTCGTGGAAAGACGCTTTCACCAGCCTCAAGACCGCAACGGAATCGGTGAAACCCGGCGTTCAGTTTTGGATCGCCGAAGGCATGTACAACGAGTTCTGGATTCCTATGAAAAAAGGTTTCGATTACTACGGGGGGTTCAACGGAACGGAAGAAACGATGGACGAAAGAGACCCGGATACATACAAGACCAAAATAGGCGGAACCGAGTTTGACGGCCGTTATCCAAGCGGTGTGAAAGCCAGGGTTTTCGATGGGCGTTATAAGCACAGACTTGAAAAATCAATCATCGACGGTGTAACTATCCAACACGGAAACGCATGGAACGGCGGAGCCGCATTCGTACACGGCGGAAGTCCCGAATTCCGAAACTGCACGTTTCGTGGTAATCACGGAATGTGGGCCTCTTCGATCTGGATCCGTGATGGACAAGCCATTTTTAAGGCGTGTGTTTTCGAAGACAACTACAGCCTTAACGGTGGGGGCGTTGGCGTAATCCACGAACTGACGGATGGGACCACTTTCGACGAGTGTATTTTCCGAAACAACGAAGTTAACGCCAATAGCCAATGGGGCAAAGGCGGAACGCTGTTGCACGATAAAGGCGTATCGATTTTCCGAAACTGTATTTGGGAAAACAATAAAGCGCCAAGGGGAAATTCCATCTATATAGAGAACACGACCAGTTGCCCGGTATTCTTGGGCGACAAGAACGTGATAGATCCTGACGAAATTTATTTTACTCCCACAGGTAGTCTCAACGGTGGCACATACGGTGCTTGCCCGTTGTAA
- a CDS encoding RagB/SusD family nutrient uptake outer membrane protein, producing MKKRNGFIGIGKMMALALGLGLLFSCDDFFDPSQDLIQEKGDHYNTLDKVRRATIGSYAKLQDLVEGLVVMGDLRADLMTVTRNYDPFLLQLDRHQTLSEDNPYADPRPYYDVILNCNDVLTNIEKAKVDPKMTDDVMNMYIAEVKTLRAWVYFQLIQTYKTVPVVKEALDGEVPGYEPREYGESDMINWLLSEMKWAEEQAVPDWKLIDGDGKEISQPWHLTRVSRKALYGELLLYAGDYQTAAEKLRACIAEQEGNYLKVSNLSGGLNWRSYWDRVTLEGGSALEHLTTIPFSKSNHQTNGLLEIFSNETPGKYLLRPTVGSVKYWDGKKADGSLYRDFFRGLGSSYMVLEGDTVVVKYLNNKNNFLDDAVYPIYRAADIHLLFAEAINRLGRSEEALAVINSEIDGIQDVDGIRGRVGLDPIDILDLADLHPEVKTNMELVEYALLDERARELAFEGRRWNDLMRFAKRANRPEWLAERVASKYRVSNPELADELETKLGSEDNWKLTMPRIKEGQ from the coding sequence ATGAAAAAACGAAACGGATTTATAGGCATCGGAAAGATGATGGCTTTGGCGCTGGGATTGGGCCTGCTGTTTTCTTGCGACGACTTTTTCGACCCTTCGCAGGATTTGATCCAAGAAAAGGGTGACCATTATAATACCTTGGACAAAGTAAGGCGCGCGACCATCGGGTCGTACGCCAAGCTCCAGGATTTGGTGGAGGGATTGGTGGTAATGGGCGACCTGCGGGCCGACCTGATGACCGTAACCAGAAACTACGACCCTTTTTTGTTGCAGTTGGACCGTCATCAGACTTTGTCCGAAGACAATCCATATGCCGATCCGCGTCCTTATTACGACGTGATCCTGAACTGTAACGACGTGTTGACCAATATCGAAAAAGCCAAGGTTGACCCTAAAATGACCGACGATGTGATGAATATGTACATCGCCGAAGTCAAGACGCTGAGAGCCTGGGTATATTTCCAGCTTATCCAGACATACAAAACGGTTCCCGTGGTAAAAGAGGCTTTGGACGGCGAAGTTCCGGGCTACGAACCCCGCGAATACGGCGAGTCGGATATGATCAACTGGCTATTGTCGGAAATGAAATGGGCCGAGGAGCAGGCCGTGCCGGACTGGAAGCTTATCGACGGCGACGGTAAAGAGATCAGCCAGCCGTGGCACCTTACTAGGGTAAGTAGAAAAGCTTTGTATGGAGAACTTTTGCTTTATGCGGGAGACTACCAGACGGCGGCGGAAAAACTTCGGGCTTGTATTGCGGAACAAGAGGGAAATTACCTTAAGGTATCAAATCTTTCCGGCGGGCTGAATTGGAGAAGCTATTGGGACAGGGTTACGCTGGAAGGTGGTTCGGCTTTGGAACACCTCACTACTATCCCGTTCAGTAAATCGAATCATCAGACAAACGGCCTTTTGGAGATTTTCTCAAATGAGACTCCGGGCAAATACCTGCTGAGACCAACAGTCGGATCGGTAAAATACTGGGACGGAAAAAAGGCTGACGGAAGCCTTTACAGGGATTTTTTCAGAGGTCTTGGGTCTTCTTATATGGTTTTGGAAGGCGATACTGTTGTGGTGAAATATCTCAACAACAAAAATAACTTTCTGGATGACGCCGTATACCCGATTTATCGAGCCGCCGATATTCACCTTCTTTTCGCCGAAGCGATCAACCGCTTGGGCCGTAGCGAAGAAGCGTTGGCTGTTATCAATTCCGAAATAGATGGAATTCAGGACGTGGACGGAATACGTGGCCGGGTCGGTTTGGACCCGATCGACATTTTGGATCTGGCTGATCTTCATCCAGAGGTTAAGACCAATATGGAATTGGTGGAATACGCTTTACTTGACGAGCGGGCTAGGGAACTGGCTTTCGAAGGACGCCGGTGGAACGACCTTATGCGTTTTGCCAAGCGGGCCAACCGTCCGGAATGGCTTGCCGAACGAGTCGCCTCAAAGTACAGGGTTTCGAATCCTGAACTGGCCGACGAGCTGGAAACCAAATTGGGGTCGGAAGACAATTGGAAACTCACAATGCCCAGAATCAAGGAAGGCCAATAG
- a CDS encoding SusC/RagA family TonB-linked outer membrane protein: MKHISIKIMTLAMLFLCGHAFAQEQVSGTVIDTHEGVPLEGVVVNLIGSQGVSVFTDAQGRYSLAISSKEEVALEFSFADYVSKRVYLHGKSKVDILLSKKVLDKTPESVRTPFGNFAPGEAPGSSVTITGEQLSERGYFTLDNALRGLVPGLLSNSRSGVSASGSTMTLRGASSASANTEPLIVVDGVIFETRLGELTALEGNFYNPLSSIKIKDIGQVTVVKDGMASLYGSLANNGVIFIYTKDSDVKNTRVDFSADFGVSFAPEKSEVMNASAFRSYALDQALSSGLDYSQIEKKYPFLLSRSVGAEAFRYGNDTDWQDEVYQTGIMNRYSANVQGGDEVTSYNFSVGYANNQEVVKNTDYESFDIRMNAKMRLLGSLLVRPQVSLTKMSSNLRTQGPNATVNPTLASVFKSPLMGVYRRSEKGIKLPFLDEYGTFGMSNPTALIQNAKGLNENFRLRAGMTADQRITKSLSAKASIIADIMNMKESSFVPRVGVVPQLGGSAESLMGNNQRNFYSVLSELSFAYDKTFEQKHRVSALAGSRVKVSQLEDEIASDVNSASDKFTTIGRGDGSLRGLLPMNGKWNMLTFYGKLSYAFQDKYYLDAGLSADGSSKFGRDNRFGYFPYVSGAWRVSSESFMRGLETVSDLKIRAGYNVSGNEDIGYYASRFSYVGIPYLNISGIVRGSIPSTGLTWEQTSQMNVGLDLSLWNDRVKATFDAYRSETTDLLTTERLDTYYGTELLVSNGGALQNTGFEAGLTVDALRTKDLGVTLGTTFAMNDNEVTELGDNSLNDSRNGQHLVTDINGGQIITRVGGSIGEFYGYRSLGVITSLKQAEALSLEDRYGNSFGAGDIQFADLNGDGIIDESDRESIGNATPDFFGAVHGSVRYKRLTFNFLFDYAYGNEVFNHKRSQLESASGYFNQSTAVQRRWRYEGQPTDMPKAMLGDPMGNARFSDRWIEDGSFFRLKNVSFSYDFQIRSKIIRSLGAYATASNLFTLSNYLGTNPDIAYGNTMTGRGVDYGQVPVLRSVMLGLKLGI, encoded by the coding sequence ATGAAACATATTTCCATAAAAATAATGACGCTTGCGATGTTGTTCCTGTGCGGTCACGCTTTTGCGCAGGAGCAAGTGTCGGGCACCGTCATCGACACCCATGAGGGCGTGCCGTTAGAGGGCGTAGTCGTCAACCTGATCGGTAGCCAGGGCGTGTCGGTGTTTACCGATGCGCAAGGGCGCTACTCGCTGGCGATTTCTTCCAAGGAAGAAGTGGCGCTGGAGTTTTCCTTCGCCGACTACGTATCCAAAAGGGTGTACCTCCACGGCAAGTCCAAAGTGGATATTTTGCTGTCCAAAAAGGTTTTGGACAAAACGCCGGAAAGCGTAAGGACTCCGTTTGGCAATTTTGCGCCGGGCGAAGCTCCGGGGTCGTCGGTGACAATTACAGGTGAGCAATTGAGCGAACGCGGGTATTTCACCCTCGACAATGCGTTGCGCGGGCTTGTTCCCGGGCTTTTGTCAAATAGCCGTTCGGGAGTTTCCGCATCGGGTTCTACTATGACATTGCGCGGGGCTTCTTCGGCTTCCGCCAATACCGAACCGCTGATTGTAGTGGACGGGGTGATTTTCGAAACCCGTTTGGGAGAGCTTACCGCTTTGGAAGGAAACTTTTACAATCCGTTGTCTTCCATTAAAATCAAGGACATCGGGCAAGTGACGGTAGTTAAGGACGGAATGGCTTCGCTGTACGGATCTTTGGCCAATAACGGAGTGATTTTCATCTACACCAAAGACAGTGACGTAAAAAACACCCGTGTAGACTTCAGTGCGGATTTTGGTGTTTCCTTCGCTCCTGAAAAATCGGAAGTGATGAACGCTTCGGCTTTCCGTTCCTACGCTTTGGACCAAGCTCTGAGCTCGGGTCTCGATTATTCTCAGATCGAGAAAAAATACCCGTTTTTGTTGAGCCGTTCCGTTGGCGCCGAGGCTTTTCGCTACGGCAATGACACCGATTGGCAAGACGAAGTTTACCAAACGGGCATTATGAACCGTTATTCGGCCAACGTACAGGGTGGTGACGAAGTGACGTCTTATAACTTCTCGGTAGGTTATGCCAATAACCAAGAAGTTGTGAAGAACACGGATTACGAATCGTTCGATATCCGGATGAACGCCAAGATGAGGCTGTTGGGAAGCCTTTTGGTACGTCCGCAGGTTTCTTTGACCAAAATGAGCTCGAACCTCCGTACTCAAGGCCCTAACGCTACGGTGAACCCGACTTTGGCTTCGGTTTTCAAATCGCCGTTGATGGGCGTTTACCGCCGAAGCGAGAAAGGCATCAAGCTTCCTTTTCTGGACGAATACGGAACATTCGGGATGAGTAACCCGACGGCGCTTATCCAAAACGCGAAAGGGTTGAATGAAAACTTCCGCCTTCGTGCCGGTATGACCGCGGACCAACGGATCACGAAAAGCCTGAGCGCGAAAGCTTCGATCATCGCCGATATCATGAACATGAAAGAGTCATCTTTCGTTCCGCGTGTTGGTGTTGTGCCTCAATTGGGCGGCAGTGCCGAAAGTTTGATGGGTAACAACCAGCGTAACTTCTACTCTGTGCTTTCCGAGCTTTCTTTTGCTTATGACAAAACTTTCGAACAGAAACACAGGGTTTCGGCCTTGGCAGGATCCAGGGTGAAGGTTAGTCAGTTGGAAGATGAGATCGCTTCTGACGTAAATTCCGCTTCGGATAAATTCACGACCATCGGTCGCGGTGACGGATCCTTAAGAGGCCTTTTGCCGATGAACGGAAAGTGGAACATGCTTACTTTCTACGGAAAACTTAGCTATGCATTCCAAGACAAATATTACCTCGACGCTGGCCTTAGCGCAGACGGAAGTTCAAAATTCGGCCGTGATAACCGTTTCGGATATTTCCCATATGTATCGGGTGCGTGGAGAGTTTCTTCGGAGAGCTTTATGCGAGGATTGGAAACCGTTTCCGACCTGAAAATCCGTGCTGGCTACAACGTAAGCGGTAACGAGGATATCGGATATTACGCTTCGCGATTCTCTTATGTGGGAATTCCATACTTGAATATCTCAGGAATTGTAAGAGGAAGTATACCGAGCACTGGCCTGACATGGGAACAGACTTCCCAGATGAACGTTGGTTTGGATCTTTCGTTATGGAACGATCGGGTGAAGGCGACTTTTGATGCTTATCGCTCCGAAACCACCGATTTGCTGACTACCGAGCGTTTGGACACGTATTACGGAACCGAACTTCTGGTTAGCAATGGAGGCGCCTTGCAAAATACCGGTTTTGAGGCGGGATTGACAGTGGATGCCCTGCGTACCAAAGACCTGGGCGTAACGCTCGGGACCACCTTTGCGATGAACGACAACGAAGTGACGGAATTGGGAGACAATTCCCTTAACGATTCGCGCAACGGACAGCACCTTGTCACGGACATTAACGGAGGCCAAATCATCACCCGGGTAGGGGGATCTATTGGCGAGTTTTACGGATACCGTTCATTGGGTGTGATTACTTCGTTAAAACAAGCCGAAGCCCTGTCCTTGGAAGACCGTTACGGCAATTCTTTCGGAGCCGGAGATATTCAGTTCGCCGACCTTAACGGTGATGGGATTATTGACGAGTCGGACCGCGAGTCTATCGGCAACGCTACGCCGGATTTCTTCGGAGCGGTGCACGGTAGCGTGCGTTACAAGCGCCTTACCTTCAACTTCCTTTTTGACTACGCTTACGGCAACGAGGTTTTCAACCATAAGAGAAGCCAATTGGAAAGCGCTTCGGGATATTTCAACCAGAGTACGGCCGTTCAGCGCCGTTGGCGTTACGAGGGGCAACCGACCGACATGCCGAAAGCCATGTTGGGGGACCCGATGGGCAACGCCCGTTTCTCTGACCGTTGGATTGAGGACGGGTCTTTCTTCCGCCTGAAAAACGTGAGCTTTTCTTACGATTTCCAGATCAGAAGCAAAATCATCCGCAGCTTGGGCGCTTACGCGACGGCCAGTAACCTTTTCACGCTGTCGAATTATCTGGGAACCAATCCGGATATCGCGTACGGCAACACTATGACTGGCCGTGGCGTCGATTACGGACAGGTACCGGTATTGCGTTCCGTAATGCTTGGGCTGAAGTTGGGCATCTAA
- a CDS encoding fasciclin domain-containing protein — translation MHSDKIKNIVMACALAVLGLASCDDPAEHYDGGRGGVESQTVGGYLDSKPEYRFFADLLRKHGYMDSVSNGRPVTVFLPKESALNAYNISEDSMKSVLAYHIGNTQLYTSGMDEQPDQYVKTLYNGKNIWATKVAGSGLSLDRMVESAGEPVFCENGVVYFLEGALAPKKNLFESIREMDDEYAKYKSVALKDTLILDRDKSFPIGVDKYGQTIYDSVFYLGYKFLNAYGNLNGEDLRYSNLVYSDQAVESAYDRMVERYYTSAENLPDYFEDEEGFVDKVKNKIIESSIFAEKTEGRKAGDTIMATNGIRLIMTAEWFAKDPERYSNGLSYSINRPELLMSHVMGRTVTHELGFQTGLTAGLIGQTAPPSNGFEEDPSRTPVSNEATGDIALHFRSENPFWVEYKLDASMAGHHRVVISGVKGKSGQSAVFVDGELIDPRYTPSGSWNNDFVKILRFSEFGERTIRFEVTDPKEILDDDNEPMEVYELCLNKLFFVPVKE, via the coding sequence ATGCATAGCGATAAAATTAAAAACATCGTGATGGCTTGCGCGTTGGCGGTTTTGGGCCTAGCCTCATGCGACGACCCCGCCGAACACTACGACGGAGGACGCGGTGGCGTAGAATCGCAGACGGTGGGCGGTTATCTGGATTCGAAACCGGAATACCGCTTCTTTGCCGACCTTTTGCGCAAGCACGGTTATATGGACAGCGTTTCGAACGGAAGACCCGTTACGGTTTTCTTGCCAAAAGAATCGGCGCTGAATGCGTATAACATCTCGGAAGATTCAATGAAAAGCGTATTGGCTTACCATATCGGCAACACCCAGCTGTACACCAGCGGAATGGACGAACAGCCGGACCAATACGTAAAGACGCTCTATAACGGCAAAAACATCTGGGCCACGAAAGTGGCGGGCTCGGGCCTAAGCCTGGATCGCATGGTGGAAAGTGCCGGAGAACCTGTTTTCTGCGAAAACGGAGTGGTGTATTTTCTGGAAGGCGCTTTGGCTCCAAAGAAAAACCTCTTCGAAAGTATCAGGGAAATGGATGACGAATATGCCAAGTACAAGTCGGTGGCTTTGAAGGATACGCTTATTCTTGATCGCGACAAGAGTTTCCCTATCGGTGTGGATAAATACGGACAAACGATTTATGACTCTGTATTTTATCTGGGATATAAATTCCTGAACGCTTACGGAAATCTCAACGGCGAGGACTTGCGTTACTCAAATCTCGTTTACTCTGACCAAGCCGTGGAAAGCGCCTATGACCGGATGGTGGAACGCTATTATACATCAGCCGAAAACCTGCCCGATTATTTTGAGGATGAAGAAGGTTTTGTTGACAAAGTCAAAAACAAAATCATAGAGTCCAGCATTTTCGCCGAAAAGACGGAAGGCAGAAAAGCGGGAGACACCATTATGGCTACGAACGGCATTCGTCTGATCATGACCGCGGAGTGGTTTGCCAAAGATCCGGAGCGTTACAGCAACGGGCTCTCTTACAGTATCAATAGGCCGGAGCTCCTGATGTCTCACGTTATGGGCCGAACCGTAACCCACGAACTCGGTTTCCAGACAGGATTGACTGCGGGCCTCATCGGCCAGACGGCTCCTCCGAGCAACGGTTTCGAGGAAGACCCTTCCCGTACTCCTGTATCGAACGAAGCTACCGGCGATATCGCTCTCCACTTCCGTTCTGAGAATCCTTTTTGGGTTGAGTATAAACTCGACGCTTCCATGGCGGGCCACCACAGGGTGGTGATCAGCGGAGTGAAAGGAAAAAGCGGCCAATCGGCGGTTTTTGTGGACGGCGAATTGATCGATCCGCGTTACACTCCGTCGGGAAGCTGGAACAACGATTTTGTCAAAATCCTGAGATTTTCGGAATTCGGCGAAAGGACTATCCGTTTCGAAGTCACTGATCCGAAAGAGATCTTGGACGACGACAACGAGCCGATGGAAGTTTACGAGCTGTGTCTCAACAAACTTTTCTTCGTCCCGGTGAAAGAATAG
- a CDS encoding fasciclin domain-containing protein codes for MNRMAKKIRAFRVACLGLMLALFIFTGCDNDNGGAVFEDTKLRTVTEYFENEGNGEFSEWTKLLRASKYYGLLAARGNYTFLACKNDAMEAFYSELGVSGVDGLEKDYVDLLVRTHTVMTGFESFSFRQGPMSDTTMNGNKLVVAFGSEGLNGLKVNQKSTILERDIECSNGFLHILDRPVEPISKGVHGTLKDLGKYGILTEAIEKTGLIDTLELETTEKGTRVLYTVLAEPDEVYKAKGIEDFAGLVEKLGAGNDYTSRDNKLNRFVRNHVISGKLFSDRFKTDILLTVGSSMVKMIKNSDGYFINTQIDDFGNEVFEGANTLDVYNLDMQSKNATIHDVKDVLFEAEFDPILVEDDIIAVPELYGFQVASNDQEVVYVDKVERWRAKGYTQFVYMYRNNSSDHLNCYVAESGWFEYTTRPILKGTYDISFRSGSGNFRATMSAWIDGQRSENLVYPPAWNVPIGRYTFTENGRHKFMLKSVAGGRLSLDRLVFKPVK; via the coding sequence ATGAATAGGATGGCGAAAAAAATCCGCGCTTTCCGTGTCGCCTGTCTGGGCCTGATGCTGGCGCTGTTTATATTCACGGGATGCGACAACGACAACGGAGGCGCGGTTTTCGAAGATACGAAGTTGCGGACCGTAACCGAGTATTTTGAAAACGAAGGCAACGGCGAGTTTTCCGAATGGACCAAATTGTTGAGGGCCTCAAAATACTACGGTCTGTTGGCCGCTCGTGGCAATTACACCTTTTTGGCCTGTAAAAACGACGCTATGGAGGCTTTCTATTCAGAGCTGGGCGTTTCGGGTGTGGATGGTCTTGAAAAAGACTATGTGGATCTATTGGTCCGTACGCATACGGTAATGACCGGCTTCGAGAGCTTCTCTTTCCGCCAAGGCCCGATGAGCGATACCACTATGAACGGTAACAAACTCGTGGTAGCTTTTGGTAGCGAAGGTTTGAACGGTTTGAAGGTAAACCAGAAATCAACCATTCTCGAGCGGGACATCGAATGCTCAAACGGCTTTTTACATATTCTGGACCGCCCGGTGGAACCGATTTCCAAGGGCGTTCACGGAACGTTGAAAGATTTGGGCAAATACGGAATCTTGACCGAAGCGATTGAGAAAACGGGCTTGATCGACACTCTGGAACTTGAGACGACCGAAAAAGGAACTCGCGTGCTGTATACCGTTTTGGCCGAACCGGATGAGGTTTATAAAGCCAAAGGAATCGAGGATTTCGCCGGTTTGGTGGAAAAACTCGGCGCCGGTAATGATTATACTTCAAGGGATAACAAGCTGAACCGTTTCGTCCGTAACCACGTGATCTCGGGCAAGTTGTTTTCCGATCGGTTCAAGACGGATATTTTGCTCACTGTCGGATCTTCGATGGTGAAAATGATCAAAAACTCTGACGGATATTTTATCAATACCCAAATTGACGACTTCGGAAACGAAGTGTTCGAAGGAGCGAATACCCTTGATGTTTACAATCTTGATATGCAATCCAAAAACGCCACTATCCACGACGTGAAAGACGTGTTGTTCGAAGCCGAATTCGATCCGATTTTGGTGGAGGACGATATCATCGCCGTGCCTGAGCTTTACGGTTTTCAGGTAGCGTCAAATGACCAGGAAGTGGTATATGTCGACAAGGTTGAACGCTGGAGAGCCAAAGGCTATACGCAGTTCGTGTATATGTACCGCAACAATAGTTCTGACCACCTGAACTGTTACGTGGCCGAATCCGGATGGTTTGAATATACGACCCGCCCGATTTTGAAGGGCACATACGATATCAGCTTCCGTTCAGGTAGCGGTAACTTCCGGGCAACCATGTCTGCTTGGATCGACGGTCAACGTAGCGAAAACTTAGTCTATCCGCCGGCTTGGAACGTGCCGATAGGGCGCTATACTTTCACGGAGAACGGACGCCATAAGTTCATGCTCAAGTCGGTGGCCGGAGGCAGGTTAAGCTTAGACAGACTAGTGTTCAAACCCGTAAAGTGA
- a CDS encoding RagB/SusD family nutrient uptake outer membrane protein, producing the protein MRTIRLQIYFVVALVMSLSSCSDWLELEPQDDITVDDYWKSKEDIRMALNAGYQKMQAEVNTMFLWGEIRSDFVKYGNNIENHGKAYKRIMNLEILDNNEVLKWGGMYQIINYANTVLKYAPSVRASDLSLTAKELNSYLAEAYFQRSLAYFYLLRTFGEVPMQLEPTDTDKVNVYLPKSSEAEILAQLEKDLEWAERYAPRGFSEVEPGKAYGTKAAVRALLADIFLWDEKYDKSILYCDKVINASTYSLMAEVDPNWTEEQKKNFNAESEYLRIFKEGNVAENILEVQFSKPLNQFNSYWKLFGGSDGSNNHEPAFEISDQVAELYGEDDLRISALVLGDDDLTTQESILKFEKGDLRDANWIIYRYADILLMKAESLLETGDTFGAQKLLNQVRNRAGLGPKILNGSLEDSEDAILQERALEFAFEGKRWFDLLRCAKRGNYKRSTKIIDVMISRVDPAEAPKWKSLLSDPDSYYLPIHIDELRSNPQLKQNPYYE; encoded by the coding sequence ATGAGGACTATAAGATTGCAGATATATTTTGTCGTGGCCTTGGTTATGTCCTTGAGTTCCTGCAGTGACTGGCTGGAGCTTGAACCTCAGGACGATATCACGGTAGACGACTATTGGAAATCCAAAGAAGACATCCGTATGGCACTGAACGCAGGCTATCAGAAAATGCAGGCGGAAGTGAACACGATGTTTCTTTGGGGTGAAATCCGTTCCGATTTTGTCAAGTACGGAAACAACATTGAAAACCATGGCAAAGCCTATAAAAGGATAATGAACCTGGAAATCCTCGACAACAACGAGGTGTTGAAATGGGGCGGAATGTACCAGATTATCAATTATGCTAATACGGTGCTCAAGTACGCCCCTTCGGTCCGGGCTTCGGACCTTTCGCTGACAGCCAAGGAGTTGAATTCCTATTTGGCCGAAGCGTATTTCCAGCGTTCGTTGGCTTATTTCTACCTCTTGAGAACCTTCGGCGAGGTCCCGATGCAATTGGAGCCTACCGACACTGACAAAGTGAACGTTTATCTCCCGAAAAGCTCCGAAGCGGAAATCCTCGCCCAATTGGAAAAGGATTTGGAATGGGCTGAACGCTACGCCCCGCGCGGTTTCTCGGAAGTGGAGCCGGGAAAAGCGTACGGTACAAAAGCGGCGGTTAGGGCTTTGTTGGCCGACATCTTTTTGTGGGATGAGAAATATGACAAGAGCATTCTCTATTGCGACAAGGTCATAAACGCCTCCACATATTCTTTGATGGCCGAGGTTGATCCGAATTGGACGGAAGAGCAGAAAAAAAATTTCAACGCCGAATCCGAATACCTGAGGATTTTTAAAGAAGGGAATGTGGCCGAAAACATTCTGGAAGTCCAGTTCAGCAAGCCACTCAACCAGTTCAATTCATATTGGAAACTCTTTGGCGGGTCCGACGGAAGCAATAACCATGAGCCCGCGTTTGAGATCAGTGACCAGGTAGCCGAATTGTACGGTGAAGATGATTTGAGAATTAGCGCTCTTGTGTTGGGCGACGATGACTTAACCACGCAAGAAAGCATACTGAAATTCGAGAAAGGGGATCTTCGCGACGCTAACTGGATCATTTACCGCTATGCTGATATTCTTTTGATGAAAGCCGAATCTCTGCTTGAGACAGGAGATACTTTTGGCGCGCAAAAGCTTCTTAATCAAGTAAGGAACCGGGCCGGTTTGGGGCCAAAGATCCTTAACGGAAGTTTGGAAGATTCGGAAGACGCCATTTTGCAGGAACGCGCTCTTGAGTTCGCCTTCGAAGGCAAGCGTTGGTTCGACCTTTTGCGTTGCGCCAAGCGAGGCAATTACAAGCGTTCCACAAAAATCATCGACGTGATGATTTCACGTGTGGATCCGGCCGAAGCTCCGAAATGGAAAAGTTTGCTCTCGGATCCGGACAGTTACTACCTGCCGATCCACATTGACGAATTGAGAAGCAATCCGCAACTTAAACAAAACCCTTACTATGAATAG